Proteins encoded by one window of Bacteroidota bacterium:
- a CDS encoding acyl-CoA thioesterase, translating to MATPIILTLRVDWSEMDLFGHINNVMYAKYIQSARVNFVEKIGIMKMLEEDKVGFMLASSALEYKKPLYYPDNIRIETTVSFIKNTSFGLQHQIFSGKGELSTIGTDILVMYDFNTNQKTPVPEQIKAEITRLEGDN from the coding sequence ATGGCAACACCGATAATTTTAACATTAAGAGTTGATTGGAGTGAAATGGACCTGTTTGGTCATATTAATAATGTGATGTATGCCAAGTACATTCAATCTGCGCGGGTCAATTTTGTTGAGAAAATAGGGATAATGAAAATGCTGGAGGAGGATAAAGTTGGATTTATGCTGGCATCCTCGGCGCTGGAATATAAAAAACCACTGTATTATCCCGATAATATTAGAATTGAAACTACTGTCTCTTTTATAAAAAACACCAGTTTTGGGCTTCAGCATCAGATTTTTAGCGGAAAAGGTGAATTGTCTACCATCGGTACAGATATTTTGGTGATGTATGATTTTAATACAAATCAAAAAACACCTGTTCCCGAGCAGATCAAAGCGGAAATTACACGTTTAGAGGGTGATAATTGA
- the pdxA gene encoding 4-hydroxythreonine-4-phosphate dehydrogenase PdxA translates to MDNKLKIGFTLGDVNGIGPEVLIKALDDNRILKLCTPVIYGSNRILSFYKKMFNIEGFNYTTCVDADQSNTKSVNIINCITDDIILQPGQDTAIGGKTALISLEAATQDLLAKKIDALVTAPINKNNMQQSGFNYHGHTEYFNAKAGDKESVMLLMNENLRVGLVTNHLAIKEIPAAITKEKILQKIELINHSLKQDFAIFNPTIAVLALNPHSGDGGLLGDEEKNIIIPAIKAAQDKKIYVVGPFAADGFFGSGNYQKFDAILAMYHDQGLVGFKSLSFGSGINFTAGLPFVRTSPDHGTAYDIAGKNEASGESILHAIFAAIDICNRRVSYAESTKNPLKRSYVEAER, encoded by the coding sequence ATGGACAATAAATTAAAGATAGGATTCACACTCGGAGATGTTAATGGAATTGGTCCCGAAGTACTCATAAAAGCACTCGACGACAATCGTATATTAAAATTATGTACTCCTGTAATTTATGGATCAAACAGAATTTTATCTTTTTATAAAAAAATGTTCAATATAGAAGGATTTAATTATACAACTTGTGTTGATGCAGATCAATCTAATACAAAATCGGTGAACATAATTAATTGTATTACCGATGATATTATTTTACAACCCGGGCAAGACACTGCGATAGGCGGAAAGACTGCACTGATAAGCCTGGAAGCCGCTACGCAAGATCTTTTAGCGAAAAAAATAGATGCACTTGTAACTGCACCTATCAATAAAAATAACATGCAACAAAGTGGTTTTAATTATCACGGTCATACGGAATATTTTAATGCAAAGGCCGGAGATAAAGAAAGTGTTATGTTGTTGATGAACGAGAATTTACGTGTTGGATTAGTAACAAATCATTTAGCAATAAAAGAAATTCCTGCAGCAATTACAAAGGAAAAAATACTGCAGAAGATCGAACTTATTAACCATAGTTTGAAACAGGATTTTGCTATTTTTAATCCTACTATTGCAGTTTTGGCATTGAACCCACATTCAGGTGATGGAGGATTGCTTGGTGATGAAGAAAAAAATATCATCATACCTGCTATCAAAGCTGCTCAGGACAAAAAAATATATGTGGTTGGTCCTTTCGCTGCTGATGGATTTTTTGGCAGTGGAAATTACCAGAAATTTGACGCAATACTCGCAATGTATCACGATCAGGGACTGGTAGGGTTTAAAAGCCTGAGTTTTGGCAGTGGTATCAATTTTACCGCCGGTTTACCTTTTGTGCGCACTTCGCCCGACCATGGAACTGCCTATGATATAGCGGGAAAGAATGAAGCTTCCGGAGAGAGTATACTACACGCCATTTTTGCTGCCATCGACATCTGTAACCGAAGGGTTTCATATGCTGAAAGCACTAAAAACCCCCTGAAAAGGTCTTACGTTGAGGCAGAAAGATAA
- the rsmA gene encoding ribosomal RNA small subunit methyltransferase A, with product MQHSFHHKKSLGQHFLKSEATALEIVQALKPENDTIPILEIGPGLGILSKHLLQLPNPIFFSELDARVISFLEEELKIDPSYIIYGDFLKLDLSRYFTGEFLVIGNFPYNISSQILFKILDFKEQVPVLTGMFQKEMAKRVVAKHGNKEYGVITVIVQAYYDCTYLFELPPTAFDPPPKVNSAVIRLSRKATALNCDEKLFKQIVKAGFNQRRKKLSNALSGIPGSKEKLIALNFADKRAEQLSVEDFIELTKSFTTVQ from the coding sequence ATGCAACACAGTTTTCACCATAAAAAATCGCTCGGCCAACATTTTTTAAAAAGTGAGGCCACTGCTTTGGAAATTGTGCAAGCTCTGAAACCCGAAAATGATACTATTCCGATTCTGGAAATTGGTCCGGGTCTGGGAATTTTATCAAAACACCTTTTACAGCTTCCAAACCCGATCTTTTTTAGTGAACTGGATGCAAGAGTAATTTCCTTTCTAGAGGAGGAGCTGAAAATTGATCCCTCCTATATTATATATGGTGATTTTTTAAAATTGGATCTATCCAGATACTTTACCGGGGAATTTTTAGTGATAGGCAATTTCCCCTACAATATTTCCTCCCAAATACTTTTCAAAATTCTTGATTTTAAGGAGCAAGTACCCGTTTTAACAGGCATGTTTCAAAAGGAAATGGCCAAAAGAGTGGTTGCAAAACATGGCAATAAAGAATATGGGGTGATAACGGTAATTGTTCAGGCCTATTACGATTGCACTTACTTATTTGAACTTCCACCCACCGCATTTGATCCTCCACCGAAAGTAAATTCCGCAGTAATAAGACTTTCCAGAAAAGCGACGGCATTAAATTGTGATGAAAAACTGTTCAAACAAATAGTTAAAGCCGGCTTCAATCAAAGGAGAAAAAAACTTTCAAATGCACTTTCGGGAATTCCGGGATCAAAAGAAAAACTAATAGCCCTTAACTTTGCCGACAAAAGGGCCGAACAACTGAGTGTTGAAGATTTTATTGAACTGACCAAATCTTTTACAACTGTCCAATAA
- a CDS encoding carboxypeptidase regulatory-like domain-containing protein has product MNKLLYALVVLVLCVGSANAQSGEIQGKVLNDKAEGIPFANVVAYKNGVLVTGATTDFDGKYAIPALEPGTYEIEASYVGLKKRLTGITVSQGIVFLDDILLSDKILDVVIIKYQAPLVDKGNTSTGGVVTKEDIQKIATRNVTSIAATKEGVYQSDEGGGLNIKGSRGDATEYIIDGVRVSGSLKLPQDAIEQLEVITGGVDPKYGDATGGFITITTRGPSKNYNGSMELATSEVLDDYGYNLASLFLTGPIIMKDKGTDSAQAKFGFFIAGELEMERDPDPSAIGNFQVKDDVMNSLTVDPLRPSVTGLGFNKNSEFITDDDIEAIPYRLNTSNRGLALSTKLDYKFSRNTNLQVGLSWRNFHGNTYARTFALFNSENNPVDDQNTYRGYLRFTQRFPEKKSASTKESVVGNAYYSIQLDYTKFISTRQDGDHQMNPFAYGYIGQYNTYKAPVYFYTTDETTGLTGWVLAGYADTLVEFTAGEANPELAEYTTEYYEGSGIPPSSLFDIQLGGGLLNGESSSLFLSTYNMWYNAGVPWFNYSKTNEDQYSLTFGASLDLKNPNATNVSKHAIEFGFEFQQRIERFYGVNPIGLWTIARQLANKHILTLDTDNPLLIIDGEEYTYDEYISTPGLYFGEFDTITYDRLSLGDDQAYFDQQLRNRLNEMGMPVGDLDYINIDNLPLDAFSMDLFSADELLNQGSSLVFYNGYDYLGNTVTGAPSFNDFFTQKNDEGLYTRPIDAFRPVYTAGYIQDRFNFNDIVFRVGVRVDRYDANRKVLKDKYSLYDVYSTSEVDGSLNPNGAHPGNIGEDFVVYVDDFNSPSPTVLGYRDEDVWYNADGQEVSDPNVIAITSSTGTITPYVIDPDANIKDENFDPNSSFEDYTPQITLMPRIAFSFPISKVKDREALFFAHYDILTQRPPTGTSASPADYYFFLENAGALIDNPDLKPEKTIDYQVGFQQQLSPSSVIKISAFYKELRDMIQVVNVPYAYPLSYSTYGNLDFGTVKGLTVSYDIARRTRNLKLSTSYTLQFADGTGSSATSQINLVGAGQPNLRTIIPLSYDSRHSVKLVLDYRFDDPEGGQPTWLNDVGLNTTFNARSGEPYTRQANPLATAQFGANTRATLEGGINGSRLPWHYRTDIKLDKAFTFGIGKNDRPISMDVYLWVQNLFDNRNVIAVYAYTGNPLDDGYLASAEGQQIVSTVLDAQSFTDLYNIKVQNPDNYSIPRRIRLGVAFDF; this is encoded by the coding sequence ATGAATAAACTCCTTTACGCACTCGTTGTACTAGTTTTGTGTGTTGGTTCGGCAAATGCCCAATCCGGTGAGATTCAGGGAAAAGTTCTGAATGATAAAGCAGAGGGAATTCCCTTCGCGAATGTGGTTGCCTATAAAAATGGTGTACTTGTTACAGGTGCCACCACCGATTTTGATGGTAAATACGCAATTCCGGCATTGGAACCAGGTACCTATGAAATTGAAGCTTCCTATGTTGGATTAAAAAAACGTCTTACAGGTATTACCGTTTCTCAGGGTATCGTTTTCCTCGACGACATTTTGCTGAGCGATAAGATACTCGATGTGGTTATTATTAAATACCAGGCTCCTTTGGTTGACAAAGGAAATACCAGTACCGGTGGTGTGGTTACAAAAGAAGACATCCAAAAAATAGCGACAAGGAACGTAACATCTATTGCAGCTACCAAAGAAGGAGTTTACCAAAGTGATGAAGGTGGTGGACTGAACATCAAGGGTTCACGTGGTGATGCAACGGAATATATTATAGATGGTGTTCGTGTTTCAGGTTCTCTTAAATTACCTCAGGATGCCATTGAACAATTAGAGGTAATTACCGGTGGTGTGGATCCTAAATATGGTGATGCAACAGGTGGTTTTATCACTATTACAACAAGAGGTCCATCTAAAAATTACAATGGAAGTATGGAATTAGCTACTTCAGAAGTTTTGGATGACTATGGATATAACCTCGCAAGTTTATTTTTAACAGGACCTATCATCATGAAAGATAAAGGTACCGACTCTGCTCAGGCAAAATTCGGTTTCTTTATTGCGGGTGAATTAGAAATGGAAAGAGATCCCGATCCTTCCGCAATCGGAAATTTTCAGGTTAAGGATGATGTGATGAATAGTTTAACTGTTGATCCATTGCGTCCATCGGTTACCGGTTTAGGATTTAATAAAAATTCAGAATTTATAACTGATGACGATATTGAAGCAATTCCTTACCGTTTAAATACAAGCAATCGCGGACTTGCTCTATCAACCAAATTAGATTATAAGTTTTCACGTAATACAAATCTTCAGGTGGGTTTATCTTGGAGAAATTTTCATGGCAATACTTATGCAAGAACATTTGCATTGTTTAATTCAGAAAATAATCCGGTAGATGATCAAAATACCTATCGCGGATATTTAAGATTTACTCAGCGTTTTCCAGAAAAAAAATCTGCATCAACAAAAGAATCCGTTGTAGGTAATGCTTATTACTCTATTCAATTGGATTATACCAAATTTATTAGTACTCGTCAGGACGGCGATCATCAAATGAATCCGTTTGCTTATGGTTATATCGGACAATACAATACTTATAAAGCTCCCGTATATTTTTATACCACCGACGAAACTACCGGTTTAACCGGTTGGGTACTTGCAGGCTATGCTGATACTTTGGTGGAATTTACAGCAGGAGAAGCAAATCCTGAATTAGCGGAATATACTACGGAGTATTATGAAGGTAGTGGAATTCCTCCATCCAGTTTATTTGATATTCAGTTAGGCGGTGGATTATTAAATGGAGAATCTTCTTCCTTATTCCTTTCTACATATAATATGTGGTATAATGCAGGGGTTCCATGGTTCAATTATTCAAAAACAAATGAAGACCAGTACAGTTTAACTTTTGGAGCATCTTTGGATCTTAAAAACCCGAATGCAACAAATGTTTCTAAACACGCAATCGAATTTGGATTTGAATTTCAACAACGCATTGAACGCTTTTATGGTGTAAATCCAATTGGATTATGGACAATAGCACGTCAGCTTGCCAACAAACATATTTTAACACTTGATACTGATAATCCATTACTTATAATTGATGGCGAAGAATATACTTATGATGAATATATAAGTACTCCAGGTTTATACTTCGGTGAATTTGATACAATTACTTACGACAGATTATCACTTGGCGATGATCAGGCATATTTTGATCAACAATTAAGAAACAGATTAAATGAAATGGGAATGCCGGTTGGCGATCTTGATTATATTAATATTGATAATCTTCCTTTAGATGCATTTTCCATGGATCTGTTCAGTGCGGATGAATTATTAAATCAAGGTAGTTCATTAGTATTTTATAATGGATACGATTATTTAGGAAATACTGTAACAGGTGCTCCATCATTCAACGATTTCTTCACACAAAAAAATGATGAAGGTTTATACACTCGTCCTATCGATGCATTCCGCCCGGTTTATACTGCCGGATATATTCAGGATAGATTCAATTTTAATGATATCGTATTCCGTGTTGGTGTTCGTGTTGACCGTTATGATGCAAATAGAAAAGTGTTGAAAGATAAATATTCATTATATGATGTTTATTCAACCTCTGAAGTGGATGGTTCTCTTAATCCAAATGGTGCACATCCAGGAAATATCGGAGAAGATTTTGTTGTTTATGTCGATGATTTTAATAGCCCTAGTCCTACAGTTTTAGGATATCGCGATGAAGATGTTTGGTATAATGCAGATGGTCAGGAAGTATCTGATCCAAACGTTATTGCAATTACATCTTCAACAGGAACAATTACACCTTATGTAATAGATCCTGATGCAAATATTAAAGATGAAAATTTTGATCCGAATTCATCATTTGAAGATTATACTCCACAGATCACTTTAATGCCGAGAATTGCATTCTCTTTCCCTATCTCTAAAGTGAAAGACAGAGAAGCATTATTTTTTGCTCATTATGATATCTTAACTCAACGCCCTCCAACAGGAACTTCTGCAAGTCCTGCAGATTATTATTTCTTCCTGGAAAATGCAGGTGCATTAATTGATAACCCGGATCTTAAACCTGAAAAAACAATTGACTATCAGGTTGGTTTCCAACAACAATTATCACCTTCATCTGTAATTAAAATTTCTGCTTTCTATAAAGAATTGAGAGATATGATTCAGGTAGTAAACGTACCTTATGCATATCCACTTTCATATTCCACTTATGGTAACCTCGATTTTGGAACTGTTAAAGGTTTAACTGTTTCTTATGATATTGCACGCAGAACAAGAAACCTGAAATTATCTACAAGTTATACATTACAGTTTGCTGATGGAACAGGTTCAAGTGCAACTTCACAGATCAACCTTGTTGGTGCCGGTCAACCGAACTTAAGAACAATTATTCCTTTATCTTACGACTCACGCCACAGTGTGAAATTAGTTCTTGATTATCGTTTCGACGATCCTGAAGGTGGTCAACCAACCTGGTTAAATGACGTTGGTTTGAATACAACCTTTAATGCGCGTTCAGGAGAACCTTACACGCGTCAGGCAAATCCACTTGCAACGGCACAATTTGGTGCCAACACAAGAGCAACTTTGGAAGGTGGTATAAATGGTTCTCGTTTGCCTTGGCATTACAGAACTGATATTAAACTTGATAAAGCATTCACTTTTGGTATTGGTAAAAACGACAGGCCGATAAGCATGGACGTTTACTTATGGGTGCAAAACCTGTTTGATAACAGAAACGTGATCGCTGTTTACGCTTATACCGGAAACCCATTGGATGATGGATATTTAGCATCTGCAGAAGGTCAGCAAATTGTAAGCACAGTATTAGATGCTCAATCTTTTACTGATCTCTATAATATAAAAGTTCAAAACCCTGATAACTATAGCATTCCAAGAAGAATACGTCTTGGTGTTGCATTTGATTTCTAA
- a CDS encoding PorV/PorQ family protein, protein MKKILVTLFIAIPAVLMAGNPDRSGEAGASELLINPWAQSSGWYGLNIASVRGVEAPNINVAGMSFLEGSQIEFCRTEWLVGSEISLTTFGFAQKVGDGAIGLTLTSMDLGEIEVTTTESPDGTGAYYKPRFSNLGLSYSRKFADYLSGGVTVRVITESISDVKAIGVSMDVGIQYITGPAEHPEKIKMGIALKNIGTPMKFSGDGLSFRGNVPDGDYSMTQDFRSETFELPSLLTIGLSYDFYFGQEHRLTAVGNFVSNSFYKDQFGAGLEYALKVKNTEMFMLRTGYRYESGITNDVDRTSASTGIAAGLTFQYPIDKLGNNLVALNYSYRTSHQYEGSHCFGLRLSF, encoded by the coding sequence ATGAAAAAAATACTAGTTACCTTATTTATAGCGATTCCGGCAGTGCTTATGGCAGGAAACCCTGACCGTTCTGGAGAGGCGGGTGCATCAGAATTACTGATTAATCCCTGGGCTCAAAGTTCCGGATGGTATGGATTGAATATTGCATCAGTTAGAGGTGTTGAAGCACCGAATATCAATGTTGCCGGTATGTCGTTCTTAGAAGGCAGTCAAATAGAATTTTGCAGGACCGAATGGTTAGTTGGATCTGAGATCAGTTTAACAACTTTCGGATTTGCCCAAAAGGTTGGCGATGGAGCTATTGGCCTAACACTTACATCCATGGATCTGGGTGAAATTGAGGTAACAACAACAGAAAGTCCGGACGGAACCGGTGCATACTATAAACCGCGTTTCTCAAATCTCGGATTATCATATTCCAGAAAATTTGCTGATTATTTGAGCGGTGGTGTAACCGTAAGGGTAATAACAGAAAGTATTTCAGATGTAAAGGCCATTGGAGTTTCCATGGACGTTGGAATACAGTATATTACTGGTCCAGCGGAACATCCCGAAAAGATCAAAATGGGTATTGCTTTAAAAAATATTGGAACTCCAATGAAATTCAGCGGAGATGGTCTCAGTTTCAGAGGAAATGTTCCGGATGGTGATTACTCCATGACTCAGGATTTCAGGTCAGAAACTTTTGAATTGCCTTCCTTATTGACCATCGGTCTGTCGTACGATTTCTATTTTGGTCAGGAACATAGGTTGACAGCAGTAGGAAATTTCGTTTCTAATTCTTTCTATAAAGATCAGTTTGGAGCAGGTTTGGAATATGCATTAAAGGTGAAAAATACCGAAATGTTCATGTTGCGCACAGGTTACAGATACGAAAGCGGTATTACAAACGACGTAGATAGAACTTCAGCTTCCACAGGTATAGCAGCAGGTTTAACATTCCAATATCCTATCGACAAATTAGGAAATAATCTTGTAGCATTAAATTATTCTTACAGAACTTCACATCAATACGAAGGTTCCCATTGTTTCGGACTTCGTTTAAGTTTCTGA
- the greA gene encoding transcription elongation factor GreA, whose translation MGEISYLSKEGMEKLKIEIQELKTSGRKEMSQQINEAREKGDLAENAEYHAAKEAQGLMEMKIAKLEELLMNARLLDESKIDISKVSVFTTVKLHDTKFNKDITYKLVSEKEADIKTGKISVTSPIGKGLLGKSVGDVVKIIVPAGSIEFKILDISVV comes from the coding sequence ATGGGTGAAATAAGCTATTTGAGTAAAGAGGGAATGGAAAAACTGAAGATAGAAATTCAGGAATTAAAAACCAGTGGTCGCAAAGAAATGTCTCAACAAATTAATGAAGCCCGCGAAAAAGGGGATCTGGCAGAAAACGCCGAATACCATGCTGCAAAGGAGGCTCAGGGTTTAATGGAAATGAAGATCGCCAAACTGGAAGAGTTATTAATGAATGCAAGATTGTTGGATGAATCCAAAATTGATATTTCTAAAGTTTCAGTATTTACTACAGTTAAATTACATGATACTAAATTCAATAAAGATATAACTTATAAATTAGTGTCTGAAAAAGAAGCAGATATTAAAACCGGAAAAATATCTGTAACCTCCCCAATCGGAAAGGGATTGTTGGGTAAAAGTGTGGGGGATGTAGTGAAAATTATAGTGCCTGCAGGTTCCATCGAATTTAAAATATTAGATATCTCTGTTGTATAA
- a CDS encoding HIT family protein, with the protein MPTIFTRIINGEIPCHKIAEDENFFAFLDIMPLAPGHVLVVPKKQIDYIFDIDDDLLSGILPFAKKIAEAMEKVITCERIGISVIGLEVPHAHLHLIPLRTMDDINFSRPKLKMSEKELAEIAAKIVAQL; encoded by the coding sequence ATGCCGACTATTTTTACAAGAATAATAAATGGTGAAATTCCCTGCCACAAAATTGCAGAGGATGAAAACTTTTTTGCATTTCTGGATATCATGCCACTGGCTCCGGGACATGTTTTAGTTGTTCCTAAAAAACAAATTGATTACATTTTTGATATTGACGATGATTTGTTAAGTGGAATTTTACCATTTGCAAAAAAGATCGCGGAAGCAATGGAAAAGGTGATTACTTGTGAACGTATAGGGATTTCAGTTATTGGATTGGAAGTGCCACATGCTCATTTGCACCTAATTCCACTTCGCACAATGGATGATATAAATTTCTCCAGGCCAAAATTGAAAATGTCGGAAAAAGAACTGGCGGAAATTGCAGCTAAAATTGTTGCTCAATTGTAG
- the ruvC gene encoding crossover junction endodeoxyribonuclease RuvC, producing the protein MSEKNPQQIIMGVDPGTNILGYSIICADKNTIKILINGVIQLKKTDDHFIRLGIIYEKLTAYIIEYKPTALAIEAPFFGKNVQSMLKLGRAQGAAIIAGVNNNIPVIEYSPRRIKQSITGKGNASKEQVAKMLESTLKIIEMPKYFDATDALAVAVCHFNSGKKIALKGKQFNGWADYITANPGKVKK; encoded by the coding sequence ATGTCAGAAAAAAATCCACAACAAATAATAATGGGCGTTGACCCCGGAACAAATATATTAGGTTATAGTATTATTTGTGCCGATAAAAATACTATCAAAATATTAATAAACGGAGTTATCCAGTTAAAAAAAACGGATGATCATTTTATTCGTTTAGGCATCATCTATGAAAAACTCACTGCTTATATTATAGAATACAAACCAACTGCCTTGGCAATTGAAGCACCATTCTTTGGGAAAAATGTACAATCCATGTTAAAATTGGGGCGGGCGCAGGGCGCTGCAATTATAGCAGGTGTAAATAATAATATACCGGTTATTGAATACAGTCCGCGCCGAATAAAACAATCCATCACAGGAAAAGGTAATGCATCTAAAGAACAGGTTGCAAAAATGCTGGAGAGTACTTTAAAGATCATTGAAATGCCAAAATATTTTGACGCAACGGATGCGTTGGCAGTGGCCGTTTGTCATTTTAACTCCGGAAAAAAAATTGCATTAAAGGGAAAACAATTTAATGGATGGGCGGATTATATCACAGCAAACCCCGGCAAGGTAAAAAAATAA
- a CDS encoding flippase-like domain-containing protein — MKTKTNRSLLWSLAIKVAVLLLLAFALYKQLYKNEDVLQIPQLLSDRTGGNTFFILVILLFLMFLNWGIEAYKWKLLIQKLNPIRFIRTFKAVWTGVTLGLFTPNRVGEFGGRILYVPRKFRIPAVIVSLIGSFSQNLATIITGVISMIIYLHKVEHIASFLFFSVILISSITIILLLLAYYNLDVVIQVFKRSKFLKRIYSYTEVLKIYHSTDVTVLLLLSILRYAVYAAQYLIFLRLFGAEIGIFDGIVAIGVIYLAQTVVPSFAIVDLLTRLPIATLIFSNYNVNVGITLAATSSIWILNLIVPATLGYIFIFKYNFFKNKQS, encoded by the coding sequence TTGAAAACTAAAACGAATAGATCTCTACTCTGGTCTCTCGCTATAAAAGTAGCGGTTTTACTTTTATTGGCTTTTGCACTTTATAAACAATTATACAAGAATGAGGATGTTTTGCAAATTCCTCAGTTACTAAGTGACCGTACGGGTGGCAATACATTCTTCATTCTTGTTATTTTGCTTTTTTTAATGTTCCTCAATTGGGGAATTGAAGCATATAAATGGAAATTGTTGATTCAGAAACTAAATCCCATTCGTTTTATCAGAACTTTTAAAGCTGTTTGGACCGGAGTTACACTCGGGCTTTTTACACCGAACCGGGTTGGTGAGTTTGGAGGGCGCATTTTATATGTTCCGCGTAAATTCCGAATTCCTGCCGTAATTGTTTCTTTGATTGGTAGTTTTAGTCAAAACCTGGCAACAATAATTACCGGGGTAATCAGTATGATCATTTACCTCCATAAAGTGGAACATATTGCCTCATTTCTGTTTTTTTCAGTAATTCTGATAAGTTCTATTACCATTATTTTACTCCTTCTTGCTTATTATAACCTCGATGTAGTGATTCAGGTGTTTAAAAGAAGTAAGTTTCTGAAAAGAATTTACTCTTATACCGAGGTGCTCAAAATCTACCACTCAACTGATGTTACGGTTCTTTTACTGTTATCCATTTTGAGATATGCAGTTTACGCGGCACAGTATTTGATTTTTCTCCGACTGTTTGGTGCGGAGATTGGTATTTTTGATGGGATTGTTGCAATAGGAGTTATTTATCTGGCACAAACAGTGGTTCCAAGTTTTGCGATAGTAGATCTGTTAACAAGGTTGCCGATCGCGACACTTATTTTTTCAAATTATAACGTTAATGTAGGAATTACACTGGCTGCAACTTCTAGTATCTGGATACTAAATCTGATCGTACCGGCAACATTGGGTTATATATTTATTTTTAAATATAATTTTTTTAAAAACAAACAATCATGA
- a CDS encoding DUF3108 domain-containing protein translates to MIKPLLFASLSLGTLFSDNKENDFPTTVLPVSETCEIPHMAFQSGESLTYKVYYNWGAVWLSGGEVYFKLTSETYKGIPVLHAAGEANSYKSFDWLFKVRDKADTWMNSETLQSYKFSRDVYEGGYTFYRSYDWDRDKNIIYSYQDNRKGKKVTKTITDVDPCGVDLLSTFYWMRTLDLSKAKTGDKIHVKMAIDDEEYDMYVRYDGKEVYETKLGKFNCIKIKPLLKEGEIFKEGEGMTLWLTDDENRIPVRIESELRVGRITCDLKSYGGNKYPFTSKVE, encoded by the coding sequence ATGATCAAACCATTATTATTTGCATCCCTTTCTCTGGGAACTTTATTTTCTGATAATAAAGAAAATGATTTTCCAACAACAGTTTTACCTGTTTCTGAAACTTGTGAAATTCCGCATATGGCATTTCAATCAGGCGAATCTTTAACATACAAAGTATATTATAATTGGGGTGCAGTTTGGTTGAGCGGCGGTGAAGTTTATTTTAAACTTACCAGTGAAACTTACAAAGGTATTCCGGTTTTGCATGCTGCAGGGGAAGCAAATAGTTATAAATCATTCGACTGGTTATTTAAGGTTCGTGATAAAGCAGATACCTGGATGAACAGTGAAACTCTGCAGTCATATAAATTCAGCAGAGATGTATACGAAGGCGGATATACTTTCTACCGTTCGTATGATTGGGACAGAGATAAAAATATTATTTATTCTTATCAGGATAACCGCAAAGGAAAAAAAGTAACAAAAACAATAACAGATGTTGATCCATGTGGTGTTGATCTGCTCTCTACTTTTTATTGGATGAGGACATTGGATCTGTCGAAAGCAAAAACCGGAGATAAGATACATGTTAAAATGGCTATTGATGATGAGGAGTACGATATGTATGTGAGATATGATGGTAAAGAAGTATATGAAACCAAATTGGGAAAATTTAATTGCATAAAAATAAAACCTCTGCTAAAAGAAGGTGAAATATTTAAGGAAGGGGAGGGAATGACATTATGGTTAACAGATGATGAGAACAGAATTCCTGTTCGCATTGAATCAGAATTACGTGTCGGCAGAATTACCTGCGATCTTAAATCATATGGTGGAAATAAATATCCTTTCACATCAAAAGTAGAATAA